In Lacibacter sp. H375, one DNA window encodes the following:
- a CDS encoding RNA polymerase sigma factor, whose translation MHLYQQFTDQQLVHLFKDGEAEAMETLVLRHKDKLYTSIFLLVKDKYLAEDLFQDMFIKVIDTIRGNRYTEEGKFLPWAMRIAHNLCVDHFRRVKRTPTIKTSDNHDIFEVLNFSNENAEEKMMKNQSYDRIRRMLDLLPEEQREVIILRHYADLSFKEIASLTNCSINTALGRMRYGLINMRKMMTEKQIAL comes from the coding sequence ATGCATCTGTATCAACAATTTACCGATCAACAACTCGTCCACCTGTTTAAAGACGGTGAGGCTGAAGCCATGGAAACATTAGTGCTGCGTCATAAAGACAAGCTCTACACTTCCATATTCTTACTTGTGAAGGACAAATACCTGGCCGAAGATCTTTTCCAGGATATGTTCATTAAAGTAATTGATACCATACGTGGCAACCGGTATACCGAAGAAGGAAAATTCCTTCCATGGGCCATGCGAATTGCACACAATCTTTGCGTGGATCATTTCCGCAGGGTAAAGCGAACACCAACAATTAAGACAAGTGATAACCATGATATTTTCGAAGTACTCAATTTCAGTAATGAAAATGCTGAGGAAAAGATGATGAAAAACCAGAGTTATGACCGTATCCGCCGGATGCTGGATCTGTTACCTGAAGAACAACGTGAAGTGATCATTCTACGTCACTACGCTGATCTGAGCTTTAAAGAAATTGCTTCGCTCACCAACTGCAGCATCAACACTGCATTAGGTCGTATGCGTTACGGGCTCATCAATATGCGTAAGATGATGACAGAAAAACAAATCGCTCTGTAA
- a CDS encoding protein-disulfide reductase DsbD domain-containing protein produces MEKFITTIGLLFISVALFAQSGSKVKWDYTVKKLADKKYEVRMVANIQPGWHLYSQTQGTDAIALPTTITFAKNPLLVVSGKPKEVGKVTDAFDKATQSRSRFYSNKVEFVQVVIVKSNVKTSLTGDVEFMVCDDKQCLPPDKSKFSVKLEG; encoded by the coding sequence ATGGAAAAATTTATTACAACTATTGGTTTACTATTCATTTCAGTTGCTTTGTTTGCGCAAAGCGGCAGCAAGGTGAAATGGGACTACACCGTAAAGAAACTGGCGGATAAGAAATACGAGGTGCGTATGGTGGCGAACATTCAGCCAGGCTGGCACTTATACAGTCAAACACAAGGAACTGATGCTATTGCATTACCAACCACAATTACATTCGCTAAGAATCCACTCCTTGTGGTGAGCGGAAAACCAAAAGAAGTGGGTAAAGTAACTGATGCATTCGATAAAGCCACACAATCACGTTCACGTTTTTATTCTAATAAAGTAGAATTTGTTCAGGTTGTTATTGTGAAATCAAATGTAAAAACTTCGCTTACAGGCGATGTAGAATTTATGGTTTGTGATGATAAGCAATGCCTGCCTCCAGATAAATCAAAATTCAGCGTTAAGTTAGAAGGATAA
- a CDS encoding protein-disulfide reductase DsbD family protein, translating to MRLFLRTAYFVIISLLYSNLSTAQDSSFVQWEVSSKKLSDTEYELVFKGKVKPGKFLYLFTKDAEGLDSIAVKFTDSAILNNGSMQLLQGGSSFTDPVFDNKNVLIAKQEVTLSQKIRIDGTVPALLKGTLVYATGAVEEFLPAQEFAFDVKLEGGVAQTARIKINSIDLNNTASDCGDEGTEGKSLWGIFLLGLVGGFIALLTPCVFPLIPLTVSFFTKRSGSRAKGIRNALLYGFFIFIIYILLSLPFHLLDQTDPEILNNISTNVWLNIIFFVIFVVFAISFFGYFEITLPGNFANKADSKASVGSTFGIFFMALTLAIVSFSCTGPILGSLLAGALTKDGGAIQLSFGMGGFGLGLALPFALFAMFPNWLQSLPKSGGWLNTVKVVLGFLELAMAVKFLSNADLVKQWHLLPREVFIGIWVIIGILLVMYLLGLIRFPHDDKKIKIGGIRWTLIALFAAATIYLIPGVTNTKWANLKLISGFPPPLCYSVYSHPVNCETSLEPLRDYEEALALAKQQNKPLLIDFTGWACVNCRRMEENVWTNPDVLELMKNKFVVVSLYVDERKVLPAAQQQTFTTKTGGKKEIVTVGDKWATFQSENFNAVAQPQYAIIGLDETALTRTKAYTPSAEEFKLWLECGLEAFAKKAK from the coding sequence ATGAGGTTATTTTTACGCACTGCTTACTTTGTAATCATTTCTTTATTGTACAGCAACTTATCAACTGCACAGGATTCAAGTTTCGTGCAGTGGGAGGTAAGCAGTAAAAAACTAAGCGATACTGAATACGAATTAGTGTTCAAGGGTAAAGTAAAGCCCGGTAAATTTTTATACCTGTTTACAAAAGATGCTGAAGGACTAGATTCAATTGCAGTTAAGTTTACTGATAGTGCAATTTTGAATAATGGCTCCATGCAACTGCTGCAAGGCGGCAGTTCATTTACTGATCCTGTTTTTGATAACAAGAATGTGCTGATTGCAAAACAGGAAGTAACACTTTCACAAAAAATAAGAATTGATGGTACAGTTCCGGCATTATTAAAAGGAACGCTTGTTTATGCAACAGGTGCTGTGGAAGAATTTTTGCCGGCACAGGAATTTGCATTTGATGTAAAGCTGGAAGGAGGTGTTGCTCAAACTGCACGTATCAAGATCAATTCAATTGATTTAAATAACACCGCCAGTGATTGTGGCGATGAAGGAACAGAAGGTAAAAGTTTGTGGGGCATTTTTCTGTTGGGTTTAGTGGGAGGTTTCATCGCATTACTTACACCCTGTGTGTTCCCATTAATTCCATTAACTGTATCCTTCTTTACGAAACGTAGTGGAAGCAGGGCAAAGGGTATTCGTAATGCATTGCTGTACGGCTTCTTTATTTTCATTATTTATATTTTATTAAGTCTGCCGTTTCATTTGCTCGATCAAACAGATCCGGAGATACTGAATAATATTTCAACCAACGTTTGGCTCAACATCATCTTCTTTGTCATTTTTGTAGTGTTTGCCATTTCGTTCTTTGGTTATTTTGAAATTACATTGCCAGGCAATTTTGCCAATAAAGCTGATTCAAAAGCCAGTGTTGGAAGTACTTTCGGGATCTTCTTCATGGCATTAACGCTGGCCATTGTGTCGTTCTCCTGTACAGGCCCAATACTTGGTTCGTTGTTGGCAGGAGCGTTAACAAAAGATGGCGGGGCCATTCAATTAAGTTTTGGAATGGGCGGATTTGGGTTAGGATTGGCTTTACCATTCGCTTTGTTTGCGATGTTCCCTAACTGGTTACAATCATTACCAAAGAGCGGAGGTTGGTTAAATACCGTGAAAGTAGTGTTGGGCTTTTTAGAACTGGCGATGGCGGTGAAATTCCTGAGCAACGCTGATTTGGTAAAACAATGGCACCTCTTACCACGTGAAGTGTTCATTGGTATTTGGGTGATCATTGGTATTTTACTGGTGATGTATCTGTTGGGACTTATCCGCTTTCCGCATGATGATAAGAAGATCAAGATTGGCGGTATCCGCTGGACGCTCATTGCTTTGTTTGCAGCTGCAACTATTTACTTGATTCCTGGTGTTACGAATACAAAATGGGCAAACCTGAAACTGATCAGTGGATTTCCTCCACCATTATGTTACAGTGTGTATTCGCACCCGGTGAATTGTGAAACTTCGTTGGAACCATTGCGTGATTATGAAGAAGCATTAGCCCTGGCCAAACAGCAGAACAAACCATTGCTCATTGATTTTACCGGCTGGGCATGTGTGAACTGCAGGCGGATGGAAGAAAATGTATGGACGAATCCTGATGTGCTGGAGCTGATGAAGAATAAGTTTGTGGTAGTGTCATTGTATGTTGATGAACGTAAAGTGTTGCCTGCTGCGCAACAGCAAACCTTTACCACAAAAACAGGAGGAAAGAAAGAAATTGTAACAGTGGGCGATAAGTGGGCAACTTTCCAGAGTGAAAACTTTAATGCAGTAGCTCAACCTCAATATGCAATTATCGGTTTAGATGAAACAGCGCTGACAAGGACAAAAGCTTATACACCAAGTGCGGAAGAGTTTAAGTTGTGGTTGGAATGTGGGTTGGAAGCATTTGCTAAAAAGGCTAAATAG